A single window of Halotalea alkalilenta DNA harbors:
- a CDS encoding efflux RND transporter permease subunit, with the protein MSFDRVLRHGTLIAVAVLIICVLGISAALRVPVQMIPDLEVRTISVDTSWPGASPQDVEKEILIEQEQYLRTLPGLRRMVSTASIGEASIVLEFPFGVDINEALIRTNNALSQVSDYPENVDAPALTTVSVSEEPFMYFRVGPRAEGGAELDLAMMGDFLQDEVRPRLERVDGVSLVEINGAAERQVRIEVDPYRLAERGLDMTDVRDALRARNVDRSAGDLDDGKRSVLVRTIGRFRTPAEIGDLIVSEQEGALVRLSDLAEIRLSHHELRESAYYNGLPALYLAVRRETGSNVIQTKYAVLPEVEAINQEIMAPLGLEITLVSEDARYVEDSVANVWTNLFLGAVLATLVMFAFLRSARSTFIGVIAIPICTIAAFIGLLLAGRTLNVISMAGVAFAIGMTLDNTIVVLESIDQARRRGLDRFAAALAGVRRVWPAVLACTLTTVLVFAPTLFVEEEAGQLYSDIAIAISAAILASMVVAVTVLPALATRMMPPPGAEDAAGGNAFDRIGQRLGALHATWPRRVTVLASTLVASVLAVALLTPPAEYLPEGEEARVFSRMIAPPGYNLSEMEGIAQELITELRPRLDDAPERYARGETDIPALRVFAMFVDPQGISIMTDPKNPAEIDALIGALEALYTSWPGMRAFASRGSIISNDEGGTRSINLDIAGTDLAQIYRVAGLAYARAATMFEGAQIGSEPNALSLDQPMLEVVPRWERLVDVGLDGERFGYSVAALSDGAFADEMILDDRRIDIYLFSSAGSGQRVDHLPDLPIATPSGAVLPLSALGELRESVDTDSIRRLDGRRTVTLNIIPPRSVALETGVTRVRNELIESMRIAGEIPHGVSVDITGASDQLQATREAVSSNFLIAVLLCYLVLVVVFGHWGRPLFVMATIPVGLAGGIIGLAILNGIGAGFGIHQPFDMITLLGFLVLLGAVVNNPILIVQEAYKRLEEGAESVATAVDDAVRIRLRAILMSSLTTIFGVAPLVLIPGAGTELYRGLGAIVMFGIAFSTLVTLTFLPSLMVATLTLRERAGALLRRAQ; encoded by the coding sequence ATGAGCTTCGATCGCGTTCTCCGTCATGGCACCCTGATCGCGGTCGCGGTCCTGATCATCTGCGTGCTGGGTATCAGCGCCGCGCTGCGGGTGCCGGTGCAGATGATCCCCGATCTGGAGGTGCGCACCATCAGCGTCGACACGAGCTGGCCCGGCGCCTCGCCGCAGGACGTAGAGAAGGAAATCCTGATCGAGCAGGAGCAGTACCTGCGCACGCTGCCCGGCCTGCGTCGCATGGTGTCGACCGCCAGTATCGGGGAAGCCAGCATCGTGCTGGAGTTCCCCTTCGGCGTCGACATCAACGAGGCGCTGATCCGCACCAACAACGCGCTCAGCCAGGTATCCGATTATCCGGAGAACGTGGACGCCCCGGCATTGACCACCGTCTCGGTCTCCGAAGAGCCGTTCATGTACTTCCGGGTTGGCCCGCGCGCAGAAGGCGGCGCGGAGCTCGATCTGGCGATGATGGGCGACTTCCTGCAGGACGAGGTGCGGCCCCGCCTCGAGCGTGTCGACGGGGTCTCCCTGGTCGAGATCAATGGCGCGGCCGAACGTCAGGTCCGCATCGAGGTCGACCCGTATCGCCTGGCCGAACGCGGATTGGACATGACCGATGTGCGCGATGCGCTGCGGGCACGCAATGTCGACCGCTCCGCCGGCGACCTGGATGACGGCAAGCGCAGCGTGCTGGTGCGCACGATCGGGCGCTTCCGCACGCCTGCCGAGATCGGCGATCTAATCGTCTCCGAACAGGAGGGCGCGCTGGTGCGCCTGTCCGATCTGGCCGAGATCCGGCTCAGCCACCACGAACTGCGCGAAAGCGCGTACTACAACGGCCTGCCGGCGCTGTACCTGGCGGTGCGCCGCGAGACCGGCTCGAACGTGATCCAGACCAAGTACGCGGTGCTGCCCGAGGTCGAGGCGATCAACCAAGAGATCATGGCGCCGCTGGGCCTCGAGATCACGTTGGTCAGCGAGGACGCACGCTACGTCGAGGACTCGGTGGCCAACGTCTGGACCAACCTGTTCCTCGGCGCGGTGCTCGCGACCCTGGTGATGTTCGCCTTCCTGCGTTCGGCGCGCAGTACCTTCATCGGCGTGATCGCGATTCCGATCTGCACCATTGCCGCTTTCATCGGCCTGCTGCTGGCCGGGCGCACACTGAACGTGATTTCCATGGCCGGCGTGGCCTTTGCCATCGGCATGACCCTGGACAACACCATCGTGGTGCTGGAAAGCATCGACCAAGCGCGGCGCCGCGGACTGGACCGCTTCGCGGCCGCCTTGGCCGGCGTACGCCGGGTCTGGCCGGCGGTGCTGGCCTGTACCCTGACCACCGTGCTGGTGTTCGCACCGACCCTGTTCGTCGAGGAAGAAGCGGGCCAGCTCTACTCGGACATCGCGATCGCGATCTCCGCGGCGATCCTGGCCTCGATGGTGGTGGCGGTCACGGTGCTGCCTGCGCTGGCCACGCGGATGATGCCGCCACCGGGCGCGGAGGACGCAGCCGGCGGCAATGCGTTCGACCGCATCGGCCAACGCCTCGGCGCGCTCCATGCCACCTGGCCGCGTCGCGTCACGGTGCTGGCCAGCACGCTGGTTGCCTCCGTGCTGGCGGTGGCGCTGCTGACGCCGCCGGCCGAGTACCTGCCCGAAGGCGAGGAAGCACGGGTCTTTTCGCGCATGATCGCGCCGCCAGGCTACAACTTGTCCGAGATGGAGGGCATCGCGCAGGAGCTGATCACCGAACTGCGTCCGCGGCTCGACGATGCACCCGAGCGCTATGCCCGTGGCGAGACGGACATACCGGCGCTGCGGGTCTTCGCCATGTTCGTCGACCCGCAGGGCATCAGCATCATGACCGATCCGAAGAACCCGGCCGAGATCGACGCGCTGATAGGCGCCCTGGAGGCGCTCTACACCTCTTGGCCCGGCATGCGCGCCTTCGCCTCGCGCGGCTCGATCATTTCCAACGACGAAGGCGGCACCCGCAGCATCAACCTGGACATCGCCGGTACCGACCTGGCGCAGATCTATCGCGTCGCAGGCCTGGCCTATGCGCGCGCCGCCACCATGTTCGAAGGCGCCCAGATCGGCTCCGAGCCAAACGCGCTGAGCCTCGACCAGCCCATGCTCGAAGTCGTGCCGCGCTGGGAGCGGCTGGTCGACGTCGGCCTCGACGGAGAGCGCTTCGGCTATTCGGTCGCCGCACTCAGCGATGGCGCGTTCGCCGATGAAATGATCCTGGACGACCGCCGCATCGACATCTACCTGTTCAGCAGCGCCGGCAGCGGGCAACGCGTGGACCACCTGCCCGACCTGCCGATCGCCACGCCGTCCGGCGCGGTGCTGCCACTGTCCGCGCTGGGCGAGCTGCGCGAGTCCGTCGATACCGACAGCATCCGCCGGCTGGACGGCCGCCGCACCGTCACGCTGAACATCATACCGCCGCGCTCGGTGGCGCTGGAGACCGGCGTTACGCGCGTACGCAACGAACTGATCGAGTCGATGCGCATCGCCGGTGAGATTCCGCACGGGGTGTCGGTGGACATCACCGGCGCCAGCGACCAGTTGCAGGCCACCCGTGAAGCGGTCTCGAGCAATTTCCTGATCGCCGTGCTGCTGTGCTATCTGGTGCTGGTGGTGGTCTTCGGCCACTGGGGGCGGCCGCTGTTCGTCATGGCCACGATCCCGGTGGGCCTGGCGGGCGGCATCATCGGGTTGGCGATCCTCAACGGCATCGGCGCTGGGTTCGGCATTCACCAACCGTTCGACATGATCACCCTGCTGGGCTTCCTGGTACTGCTGGGCGCGGTGGTCAACAACCCGATCCTGATCGTGCAGGAAGCCTACAAGCGTCTCGAGGAGGGGGCCGAATCGGTTGCAACGGCGGTAGATGACGCGGTGCGCATCCGCTTGCGCGCGATCCTGATGTCGAGCCTGACCACCATCTTCGGCGTAGCGCCGCTGGTGCTGATCCCAGGCGCGGGCACCGAGCTCTATCGCGGTCTGGGCGCCATCGTGATGTTCGGCATCGCCTTCTCCACCCTGGTCACGCTTACCTTCCTGCCAAGCCTGATGGTGGCAACGCTTACGCTGCGCGAGCGAGCCGGCGCGCTGCTGCGCAGGGCTCAATGA
- a CDS encoding MFS transporter, whose product MTIPANRPALPFTQALLAMLGISLVLMLAALDQTVIGNALPHIVADLNGFDFYAWIGTGYLLTSIVTIPIFGRMGDYYGRKPFVIAATLIFTLASLACALASDMRFLVAARALQGVGGGMLIGTAFACVPDLFPDTRQRLRWQVLLSAAFSVVNALGPSLGGFLTGYYGWRFVFYLNLPLGLLALFFAWRYLPWYRPETSKPISLDWFGALLIAITLGSLQLFVEWLPRAGAGGAVLLMGGASLGAAALLWWWERRAPAPLMPPALFAVKGLRTLFGLSVMVGSVMFALLFYMPLLFQGSYGYSPQDAGVLITPMVLSITLGAIVNSRVISRLRNPNWLPRAGFIALLLACVGLSLCGREASFGLLLGLMLLAGMGLGFILLNLTLFTQTLAERRHLGIATALLQSLRLVGGLLGTAGMGTLTTFLYRRELERSFAELDQSSALSMFSDPQVLLKAVPAGIDPQLVDAAREALTHAISVGLGGAVLIAAVSLWNLWRMSPVALFSPSGSPQSAKVAGESGMKRPEAE is encoded by the coding sequence ATGACGATCCCGGCTAATCGTCCGGCCCTGCCGTTCACCCAGGCGCTGTTGGCAATGCTCGGCATCTCCCTGGTATTGATGCTTGCGGCACTCGATCAGACCGTGATCGGCAACGCCTTGCCCCACATCGTCGCGGATCTGAATGGCTTCGATTTCTACGCCTGGATCGGCACCGGCTATCTGCTCACTTCGATCGTCACCATTCCAATCTTCGGCCGCATGGGCGACTACTACGGGCGCAAGCCGTTCGTGATCGCGGCGACGCTGATCTTCACCCTGGCCTCGTTGGCCTGTGCGCTGGCCAGCGATATGCGCTTTCTCGTCGCGGCACGAGCGCTGCAGGGGGTGGGGGGCGGGATGCTAATCGGTACTGCGTTCGCTTGCGTGCCCGATCTATTCCCTGATACCCGTCAACGACTGCGCTGGCAGGTTCTGCTCAGTGCCGCATTCAGCGTGGTCAATGCGCTTGGCCCTTCGCTCGGCGGTTTTCTTACCGGCTACTACGGCTGGCGTTTCGTGTTCTATCTCAATTTGCCTTTGGGTCTGCTGGCGCTCTTCTTCGCTTGGCGCTACTTGCCCTGGTATCGGCCGGAAACGTCCAAGCCGATCTCGCTCGATTGGTTCGGTGCTTTGTTGATTGCCATAACCCTGGGTTCGTTACAGCTTTTCGTCGAATGGCTGCCTCGCGCCGGTGCTGGAGGTGCGGTCCTGCTCATGGGCGGTGCCAGCCTGGGGGCGGCGGCGCTGCTGTGGTGGTGGGAGCGGCGTGCGCCCGCGCCGTTGATGCCGCCAGCCCTGTTTGCGGTCAAAGGCCTGCGCACGCTGTTCGGACTGTCGGTGATGGTCGGTTCGGTGATGTTCGCGCTGCTGTTCTACATGCCGCTGCTTTTTCAAGGCAGCTATGGGTACAGCCCGCAGGACGCTGGGGTACTGATCACACCGATGGTGTTGAGCATCACCCTGGGAGCCATCGTCAACAGCCGGGTCATCAGCCGTCTGCGCAATCCCAACTGGCTGCCCCGCGCCGGTTTCATTGCGCTACTGCTGGCTTGTGTGGGTTTGTCGCTGTGTGGAAGGGAAGCCAGTTTCGGTCTGCTGCTGGGATTGATGCTGCTCGCGGGGATGGGACTCGGCTTCATCTTGCTCAATCTCACCTTGTTCACCCAGACGCTGGCCGAACGCCGGCACCTGGGAATCGCCACTGCTTTGCTGCAATCGCTACGATTGGTGGGGGGCCTACTGGGTACCGCGGGCATGGGGACTTTGACGACTTTCCTCTATCGTCGAGAACTAGAGCGATCCTTCGCTGAGCTCGATCAGTCCTCGGCGCTTTCCATGTTCAGCGATCCCCAGGTGCTGCTCAAAGCGGTTCCCGCAGGCATCGATCCGCAGCTCGTCGATGCCGCCCGAGAGGCGCTGACCCACGCGATCTCCGTTGGGCTCGGCGGTGCGGTTCTGATTGCGGCAGTGTCGCTTTGGAATCTATGGCGGATGAGCCCGGTGGCGCTGTTTTCGCCATCAGGTTCGCCACAATCGGCCAAGGTTGCCGGGGAGAGCGGCATGAAACGCCCAGAAGCTGAATAG
- a CDS encoding aspartate transaminase: MNSSRIAARVQRIKPSPSSAAADRANELRRQGHSIVNLVVGEPDFDTPAHIRQAAWEAIQRGETRYTNNSGTVELRQAIAAKLVRENGLSYGLDEIIVTSGAKSAIYTVLAATLEPGDEVIIPAPYWVSYPDMVLACDGRPVTVPCPESDGFKLTVERLRSAITPCTRWLMLNSPSNPTGASYTADEYRALADLLLEHPQVMLMTDDIYEHIRYDDSDNPHILNIEPGFRDRTVLINGVSKTYAMTGWRIGYAAASADLVAAFNTLQSQSSGNTCSVSQAAAVAALEGDQSFVSESREVYRQRRDRTLESINAISGLSCAAPSGAFYLYVDCADLLGRRTPAGKLLADDTDVVMYLLENAGVAVVAGTAYGLSPYFRMSIASSQQVLDEGCARIAAAVDALI; this comes from the coding sequence GTGAATTCGTCGCGCATCGCAGCCCGAGTGCAACGCATCAAGCCATCGCCGAGCAGTGCCGCCGCCGACCGCGCCAACGAGCTGCGCCGGCAAGGACACTCCATCGTCAACCTGGTGGTGGGCGAGCCTGATTTCGATACTCCGGCGCACATCCGACAGGCGGCCTGGGAAGCCATTCAGCGGGGTGAAACACGCTACACCAACAACAGCGGGACGGTGGAGCTGCGCCAGGCCATTGCCGCCAAGCTCGTCCGTGAGAATGGTTTGAGCTATGGGCTCGACGAGATCATCGTTACCAGCGGGGCCAAGAGCGCCATCTACACGGTTCTCGCGGCCACGCTGGAGCCTGGCGACGAGGTCATCATTCCCGCGCCTTACTGGGTCTCCTACCCGGACATGGTGCTTGCCTGCGACGGACGGCCGGTGACAGTGCCTTGCCCTGAAAGCGATGGTTTCAAGCTCACCGTCGAGCGGCTGCGCTCGGCCATTACGCCATGCACGCGTTGGCTGATGCTCAATTCACCGAGCAATCCCACCGGCGCGAGCTACACGGCGGATGAGTACCGTGCACTTGCCGACTTACTGCTCGAACATCCGCAGGTAATGCTGATGACGGATGATATCTATGAGCATATCCGCTACGACGATAGCGATAATCCGCACATCCTCAATATCGAGCCGGGCTTTAGAGACCGGACGGTGCTCATCAATGGGGTGTCCAAGACCTACGCGATGACCGGCTGGCGGATCGGGTACGCCGCGGCTTCGGCGGATCTCGTCGCCGCCTTCAATACGCTGCAGTCGCAATCCTCGGGCAATACCTGCTCGGTGAGCCAGGCTGCGGCGGTCGCGGCGCTCGAGGGTGACCAGAGCTTCGTTAGCGAAAGCCGCGAGGTGTACAGGCAGCGCCGTGATCGCACGCTTGAGTCGATCAATGCGATCAGTGGCTTGAGCTGCGCTGCTCCGAGCGGTGCTTTCTATCTCTACGTCGACTGCGCTGATCTGCTGGGGCGTCGTACCCCGGCCGGAAAGCTCCTCGCCGATGACACCGATGTGGTCATGTACCTGTTGGAAAATGCCGGCGTGGCCGTGGTCGCTGGCACCGCTTACGGCTTGTCGCCGTATTTCCGCATGTCGATCGCCTCTTCCCAGCAGGTGCTCGATGAGGGCTGTGCGCGCATCGCCGCCGCCGTCGATGCACTGATCTGA
- the nac gene encoding nitrogen assimilation transcriptional regulator NAC, whose protein sequence is MNLKRLKYFVKIVDIGSLTQAADVLHIAQPALSQQLATLEGELKQQLLIRTKRGVTPTDAGKILYAHAQLILRQCEQAQSDVQASSKALSGKVSVGLAPGTAASALSLPLLRAVREQHPGIVLYLNENFGTTLSELIMNGRMDMAVLYGDKVIHGLSFQPLFKEELYLVSPSSRSLPQEDIVLAEVAEWDLMLPRKYNVIRKLVDEAFLRIGMVPRVVAEVESATTLTAAIDDDLGVTILPGSAARILAASTSARLCRIVSPVIEAPLALCLSDHLPLSIPAQAVKKILLGLVNDMMPDDLPKLRTEA, encoded by the coding sequence ATGAACCTGAAGCGCTTGAAATACTTCGTGAAAATCGTCGATATCGGCAGTCTCACCCAGGCTGCGGACGTCCTTCATATCGCCCAGCCCGCACTGAGCCAGCAGCTCGCGACACTTGAAGGCGAACTCAAGCAACAGCTCTTGATCCGCACTAAGCGTGGCGTCACACCGACCGATGCAGGCAAGATCCTCTACGCCCACGCACAGCTGATCCTTCGCCAGTGTGAGCAGGCGCAGAGCGACGTCCAGGCCTCGAGCAAGGCGCTATCGGGAAAGGTATCGGTCGGTCTCGCCCCAGGCACTGCGGCATCCGCGCTGTCTCTGCCGCTGCTGCGAGCGGTGCGAGAACAACATCCCGGTATCGTGCTCTATCTCAACGAGAATTTCGGCACCACGCTGAGCGAGCTGATCATGAACGGGCGAATGGACATGGCCGTGCTCTATGGTGACAAGGTCATCCATGGGCTCAGCTTCCAGCCGCTGTTCAAAGAGGAGCTCTACCTGGTAAGCCCCTCGTCGAGATCGCTGCCGCAAGAAGACATCGTGCTGGCGGAAGTCGCGGAATGGGATTTGATGCTGCCACGCAAGTACAACGTAATCCGCAAGCTGGTGGATGAAGCGTTCCTGCGCATCGGCATGGTGCCGCGGGTGGTCGCGGAAGTGGAGTCCGCCACGACCCTGACCGCTGCCATCGACGACGACCTCGGTGTCACCATCCTGCCCGGCTCCGCTGCCCGCATCCTCGCTGCATCGACGTCGGCACGCCTGTGTCGCATCGTTTCGCCGGTGATCGAGGCCCCGCTGGCGCTGTGCCTTTCCGACCACTTGCCGCTGTCGATTCCCGCCCAAGCGGTGAAGAAAATCCTGCTCGGGCTGGTCAACGACATGATGCCGGACGATCTGCCAAAGCTCAGAACCGAGGCATAA
- a CDS encoding acetyl-CoA carboxylase biotin carboxyl carrier protein → MDLLAHSDLTELTISEGDCTLKLVRSAGPLLTADSALPVPRTTSTAFAGPPPVDDIAPAAEICSPLYGVFHLTPAPGEPPFTTQGASVVAGQTLCVIEAMKMFHPLKTERAGIVGAILAEPDQEVEAGQPLFYID, encoded by the coding sequence ATGGATCTGTTGGCGCATTCGGATCTCACCGAATTGACCATCAGCGAGGGCGATTGCACATTGAAACTGGTGAGGAGCGCAGGCCCCTTGCTCACCGCCGATTCAGCCCTTCCAGTGCCACGCACGACATCCACTGCCTTTGCTGGTCCCCCTCCCGTCGACGATATCGCCCCCGCTGCGGAAATATGCTCGCCGCTCTACGGTGTGTTCCACTTGACCCCCGCGCCGGGTGAGCCGCCCTTCACGACCCAGGGCGCGAGCGTCGTCGCGGGGCAAACGCTCTGCGTGATCGAAGCGATGAAGATGTTCCACCCGCTCAAGACCGAGCGCGCGGGTATCGTCGGTGCGATTCTCGCCGAACCCGATCAAGAGGTCGAAGCTGGCCAACCGCTCTTCTATATCGACTGA
- the accC gene encoding acetyl-CoA carboxylase biotin carboxylase subunit — MFDKVLIANRGEIALRILRACHSLGLRTVVVFSEADRDTDYVRQADQALCIGPAASAASYMNQSALLFAAEVSGAQAIHPGYGFLSENAAFAERVERAGMTFIGPSADCIRTMGDKIAARQAMKASRVPCVPGSAGALPSDPAAVEAIAQSIGYPVIVKAAGGGGGRGMRVVNAKSELLEAISVTREEARHAFGNSELYLEKFLGQPRHVEIQMLCDNHGTALWLGSRDCSMQRRHQKMLEESPAPGIDPALVERVGLRCAEACRRIGYRGVGTFEFLFENGEFYFIEMNTRLQVEHPVTEMVTGIDIVQQQLRVALGERLTLTQQEIRSQGHALECRINAENPDTFTPTPGQVTRWEVAGGFGVRVDSHVTTGYRVPPYYDSMIAKLITHGATREEAFARMRLALAEMRIEGIATNIPLHRKILDDPGFRHGGVDIHHLERWLEENRSTRGAA; from the coding sequence ATGTTCGACAAGGTATTGATCGCCAACCGTGGAGAGATCGCGCTGCGTATCCTGCGCGCCTGCCACAGCCTGGGGTTGCGCACGGTCGTGGTATTTTCCGAGGCGGACCGAGACACCGACTATGTACGGCAGGCGGATCAAGCACTGTGCATCGGCCCGGCGGCGTCAGCCGCAAGCTACATGAACCAATCGGCGCTACTGTTCGCCGCCGAAGTCAGTGGCGCACAAGCCATCCATCCCGGCTACGGCTTTCTTTCGGAAAACGCCGCATTCGCCGAACGCGTCGAACGGGCCGGAATGACCTTCATCGGCCCGAGTGCCGACTGCATCCGCACCATGGGTGACAAGATCGCCGCCAGGCAGGCGATGAAGGCTAGCCGAGTCCCTTGCGTACCGGGTTCGGCAGGCGCGCTTCCGAGCGATCCCGCTGCAGTCGAAGCCATCGCCCAAAGCATCGGCTACCCGGTGATCGTCAAGGCGGCCGGCGGCGGCGGTGGGCGGGGCATGCGAGTCGTGAACGCAAAAAGCGAGCTGCTGGAGGCGATCAGCGTCACCCGAGAAGAGGCACGGCATGCCTTTGGCAATTCAGAGCTCTACCTGGAGAAATTCCTCGGCCAGCCGCGCCATGTCGAAATCCAGATGCTCTGTGACAATCACGGTACGGCACTATGGCTGGGAAGCCGCGACTGCTCGATGCAGCGGCGTCACCAGAAGATGCTGGAGGAGTCCCCCGCGCCGGGTATCGATCCCGCCCTGGTCGAGCGTGTCGGCCTGCGCTGCGCAGAGGCCTGCCGTCGGATCGGCTATCGCGGCGTCGGCACCTTCGAATTCCTCTTCGAGAACGGTGAGTTCTACTTCATAGAGATGAATACCCGCTTGCAGGTCGAGCATCCGGTCACCGAGATGGTCACCGGTATCGACATCGTGCAGCAACAGCTACGCGTCGCCTTGGGCGAGCGCCTGACGCTGACCCAGCAGGAAATCCGCAGCCAGGGACATGCGCTGGAGTGCCGAATCAATGCCGAGAATCCCGACACCTTCACCCCGACGCCCGGGCAAGTGACCCGCTGGGAAGTCGCCGGGGGCTTTGGCGTAAGGGTGGATTCCCATGTCACCACAGGCTATCGCGTCCCTCCCTACTATGACTCGATGATCGCCAAGCTGATCACCCACGGCGCCACCCGCGAAGAAGCCTTCGCCCGTATGCGTCTGGCGCTTGCTGAAATGCGAATCGAGGGCATTGCCACGAACATCCCGCTCCATCGGAAGATCCTCGATGATCCCGGGTTTCGTCACGGCGGTGTCGACATCCATCATCTGGAGCGCTGGCTCGAAGAAAACCGCTCGACACGAGGCGCAGCATGA
- the pxpB gene encoding 5-oxoprolinase subunit PxpB: MSSNQGERPVISLLGTTALLFEAPGDLELTTQQRIWALAIEAGKWPEAGEAVPGMNNMMLTFSTPPRDLSALRVRLLAAWDHCSALPLEGRIIDLPVIYGGDDFGPHMADVVAHTGLSIDDIVELHSAPLYPVYALGSHPGFCYLGGMDPRIATPRRKVPITNLPGGAVSIGGVQTGVSASAGPSGWNTIGRTTMSFFDLAQDPPILCAPGDLVRFRVERVIR; this comes from the coding sequence ATGAGTTCGAACCAAGGCGAACGGCCGGTCATCAGCCTGCTGGGCACCACCGCCCTGCTGTTCGAGGCGCCCGGCGATCTGGAGCTGACCACCCAACAGCGCATCTGGGCGTTGGCGATCGAAGCGGGTAAATGGCCCGAAGCCGGGGAAGCGGTTCCCGGCATGAACAACATGATGCTGACCTTTTCCACCCCGCCACGCGATTTGTCGGCGCTGCGCGTACGTCTGCTGGCAGCCTGGGACCACTGTTCGGCGCTACCGCTCGAGGGCAGGATCATCGATCTTCCAGTCATTTACGGCGGCGACGATTTCGGTCCGCACATGGCGGACGTCGTTGCGCATACGGGGCTTTCGATAGATGACATCGTCGAGCTGCACAGCGCCCCGCTCTACCCGGTCTATGCCCTGGGCAGCCACCCTGGTTTCTGCTACCTCGGCGGTATGGACCCACGTATCGCCACGCCCCGGCGCAAGGTACCGATCACCAACCTGCCCGGCGGCGCCGTATCCATCGGCGGGGTGCAGACCGGCGTATCGGCCTCGGCCGGACCCAGCGGCTGGAACACCATCGGGCGCACCACGATGAGCTTCTTCGACCTCGCCCAGGACCCACCGATACTTTGCGCGCCGGGTGATCTCGTCCGCTTTCGTGTTGAGAGGGTCATCCGATGA
- a CDS encoding biotin-dependent carboxyltransferase family protein, whose protein sequence is MIEIISATALSTVQDHGRSGSLRYGVGTAGAMDRLALAAGNLMLGNDEDAACLEIPVFPFQARFLEDCDFALTGADCTANLDGRALSPWWASRARAGQTLSLALPKSGSRAYLALGGGIDVPMVLGSRSTQLRGAFGGLDGRALRQTDRLPAVQAIANRALDFGIEPPSLALPRMIDGMVALRVIPASEYAAFSAQSQAAFWASAWKVTPQSDRYGFRLAGDPLVPMQPIETRSHGIVPGVIQVPHGGQPIIQMRDAQPSGGYPKFGSVIEADLWRLGQTPIGSRVRFIETSYEEALDALADNRRYLDEVQRLVGLRGLEHA, encoded by the coding sequence ATGATAGAAATCATCTCGGCCACCGCCTTGAGCACCGTGCAGGACCATGGCCGCAGCGGCAGCCTGCGCTATGGCGTTGGCACCGCTGGAGCGATGGATCGACTGGCGCTGGCGGCCGGCAACCTGATGCTCGGCAACGATGAAGACGCAGCGTGCCTCGAGATCCCCGTGTTTCCTTTTCAGGCGCGCTTTCTCGAGGATTGCGACTTCGCCCTGACCGGCGCCGATTGCACGGCGAACCTGGATGGCCGCGCACTCTCTCCCTGGTGGGCGAGTCGTGCCCGGGCGGGCCAGACGCTCAGCCTCGCACTGCCGAAGTCGGGCAGTCGCGCTTATCTGGCCCTTGGCGGTGGTATCGATGTCCCCATGGTGCTGGGCTCCCGCAGCACTCAGCTGCGTGGCGCCTTCGGCGGCCTCGACGGTCGTGCATTGCGCCAAACGGACCGCCTGCCAGCGGTCCAGGCGATCGCGAATCGAGCGCTCGATTTCGGTATCGAACCGCCCTCGCTGGCATTACCGCGGATGATCGACGGCATGGTCGCCCTACGGGTGATTCCGGCCTCGGAATATGCGGCGTTCAGCGCGCAATCACAGGCCGCGTTCTGGGCCAGCGCCTGGAAAGTCACCCCTCAGAGCGATCGCTACGGCTTCCGCCTGGCCGGCGACCCATTGGTGCCGATGCAACCGATCGAAACACGCTCGCATGGCATCGTCCCAGGCGTGATCCAGGTTCCCCACGGCGGGCAACCCATCATTCAGATGCGTGATGCGCAGCCCAGCGGCGGCTATCCGAAATTCGGCAGCGTCATCGAGGCGGACCTCTGGCGCCTCGGCCAGACCCCTATCGGTAGCCGGGTTCGTTTCATCGAAACCAGCTATGAAGAAGCCCTCGATGCGCTGGCCGACAACCGGCGTTATCTAGATGAAGTGCAGCGCCTGGTTGGGCTGCGGGGTCTTGAACATGCCTGA
- a CDS encoding acetyl-CoA carboxylase biotin carboxyl carrier protein, whose protein sequence is MDIRNVQQLMIWMREADLLHLELERPGGSLLLRRSPRTAASPAATRFETATSPAATPANSGGEHLGGEIVRADTVGQFLIQHPLRETPLVRQGDRVDAGDLLGLLRIGSLYLPVRAHVAGRVSEPLTPPGGLVGYGAPLFALDNAD, encoded by the coding sequence ATGGATATCCGTAACGTGCAGCAACTGATGATCTGGATGCGGGAAGCCGACCTGCTCCACCTCGAGCTCGAGCGTCCCGGCGGCAGCCTCCTGCTACGCAGATCGCCGCGGACCGCGGCAAGCCCGGCCGCTACCAGGTTCGAGACCGCCACATCCCCCGCGGCAACACCGGCGAACTCAGGTGGTGAGCACCTGGGTGGAGAGATAGTACGCGCCGACACGGTCGGCCAATTCCTCATCCAGCATCCGCTGCGTGAAACCCCATTGGTACGCCAGGGGGACAGGGTCGATGCTGGCGATCTGCTGGGGCTGCTGCGCATCGGTTCGCTGTATCTACCCGTTCGTGCTCACGTCGCAGGGCGGGTCAGTGAACCGTTGACGCCGCCTGGCGGCCTAGTCGGCTACGGAGCGCCACTCTTTGCTCTCGACAATGCTGATTGA